Proteins encoded together in one Hemiscyllium ocellatum isolate sHemOce1 chromosome 31, sHemOce1.pat.X.cur, whole genome shotgun sequence window:
- the ptrh2 gene encoding peptidyl-tRNA hydrolase 2, mitochondrial isoform X2 — translation MESLTTPLALGILTGVGCGLCLGWMVRGRFVGSLKPLPKVRNAGMETSTMGESGEYKMVLVVRNDLKMGKGKVAAQCSHAAVSAYRQVQKRNPDLLRQWEYCGQPKVVVKAPDEDCIIDLLTHAKELGLTVSLIQDAGRTQIAPGSRTVLGIGPGLGTLVDKVTGHLKLY, via the coding sequence ATGGAGTCTTTAACTACACCATTGGCTTTGGGGATTTTGACTGGAGTTGGATGTGGATTGTGCCTGGGTTGGATGGTGCGAGGACGATTTGTTGGATCCTTAAAACCTCTGCCGAAAGTGCGAAATGCAGGGATGGAAACAAGCACcatgggggagagtggggagtaCAAGATGGTTTTGGTGGTCCGTAATGATCTGAAGATGGGGAAAGGTAAAGTGGCAGCCCAGTGTTCACATGCCGCCGTCTCTGCATACAGGCAAGTCCAGAAACGCAATCCAGATCTGCTCAGGCAGTGGGAGTACTGCGGGCAGCCCAAAGTGGTTGTCAAAGCGCCGGATGAGGACTGCATTATTGACCTGCTGACACATGCCAAGGAACTGGGATTGACTGTGAGCTTGATCCAGGATGCAGGTCGTACGCAGATAGCACCAGGGTCACGTACCGTCCTAGGCATTGGACCAGGCTTAGGAACACTAGTGGACAAAGTTACAGGACATTTGAAACTTTATTGA